One genomic window of Silurus meridionalis isolate SWU-2019-XX chromosome 22, ASM1480568v1, whole genome shotgun sequence includes the following:
- the LOC124376065 gene encoding uncharacterized protein LOC124376065: MGAMIFILYLGFLITFGLTESSEHHTRAEHNLNLECINDFLTEMMCILTPVQLDSCAEYSLNASRDNLLFTCDFKQLNSNACECLFYVSSGFVVNEDYKVKVLKNKNVLFTEIISTTESIKPKKPFIVSVNQTQDGNFHIVWDTEYTTKEPVFNSDLISELTYYVEGNKESRKNVTLNKGQQDYWLVGRNLESNSNYTVRARIKFNLNLIFSDYSDPYWFTTPPSPNEYLKIIIPIICVILIICVFSMYYYYDRLLTDWWEKIPTPKIATNFVKQVPNLMSFQNDFSPVHLDSSKVVQAGEKTWLGSSLVDVRDENSLNSLGKDGSSSDVVYGQTGNESVEDNNAHWELVQESQSTNLRQTNLMSTKYYKNMKPNSDDIQRDSGSSSGFSNKFYMFSVSDELPKPTMGFFGDINQKENVFLSLAKTQDPVIQTDFEYGPCTGWSGSENTSPTQFTPSSKEIIMVPAYQSVNEVIDCAPTDQAFISSHNDVNLIMEKQMCSPQNISCETGIIQVENGYKDFQSLLRNSEEQQSLACEPELKHLCGPVLHTPPGIQIDSSYHRV, translated from the exons ATGGGGGCCATGATTTTCATCCTCTATCTAGGCTTTCTAATCACTTTTGGCTTGACTGAATCTTCTGAACACCACACCCGAGCAG AACATAACCTGAATCTGGAATGCATCAACGATTTCCTCACAGAGATGATGTGCATTTTGACCCCGGTTCAACTTGACAGTTGCGCTGAATACAGTCTCAATGCCTCTAGAGATAATCT TTTGTTCACGTGTGATTTCAAGCAGCTAAACTCCAATGCGtgtgaatgtttattttatgtttccTCTGGATTTGTTGTCAATGAGGACTACAAGGTTAAagtgctgaaaaataaaaacgtgcTGTTCACTGAAATTATCTCTACTACAGAAAGCA ttaagCCCAAAAAGCCATTTATTGTATCAGTCAATCAGACACAGGATGGAAACTTTCACATTGTATGGGACACCGAATATACGACCAAGGAGCCCGTATTCAACAGTGATCTGATTTCAGAGCTCACTTACTATGTCGAAGGAAAcaaagaaagcagaaaaaat GTGACACTGAATAAAGGCCAACAGGATTATTGGCTTGTAGGCCGAAACCTTGAGTCAAATTCCAACTATACTGTGAGAGCAAGAATAAAATTTAACTTAAACTTAATATTCAGTGACTACAGTGATCCATATTGGTTTACCACCC CCCCATCTCCAAATGAATATCTCAAGATAATAATTCCCATCATATGTGTAATTTTGATCATCTGCGTATTCAGCATGTACTACTATTACGACAG acTCCTGACAGATTGGTGGGAAAAGATTCCTACCCCAAAAATAGCCACTAATTTTGTAAAACAG GTCCCAAACTTGATGTCATTTCAAAACGACTTTTCACCTGTTCATCTTGACTcgtcaaaagtggtccaagctGGGGAGAAGACATg GCTGGGATCTTCTTTGGTGGATGTTAGAGATGAAAATAGCCTCAATAGCCTTGGTAAAGATGGCAGTTCATCTGACGTGGTGTACGGCCAGACAGGCAATGAGAGTGTAGAAGACAATAATGCTCACTGGGAGCTTGTGCAAGAATCTCAGTCAACAAACCTTCGTCAAACAAACCTGATGTCaaccaaatattacaaaaacatgAAACCAAACAGTGATGACATCCAACGGGATAGTGGGAGTAGTTCTGGCTTCAGTAACAAATTCTATATGTTCTCTGTCTCGGACGAGCTTCCCAAACCTACTATGGGCTTTTTCGGCGATATTAatcaaaaggaaaatgtttttctgAGTCTGGCTAAAACCCAGGATCCAGTGATACAGACAGACTTTGAGTACGGCCCGTGTACTGGTTGGTCAGGATCTGAAAACACCAGCCCGACTCAGTTCACACCTTCCAGCAAAGAGATCATTATGGTCCCCGCATATCAGAGCGTCAACGAGGTCATAGATTGTGCGCCTACAGACCAAGCATTTATCAGTTCCCATAATGATGTTAATCTCATCATGGAAAAGCAAATGTGCAGCCCACAGAATATTTCCTGTGAAACCGGCATCATCCAAGTGGAGAACGGATATAAAGATTTTCAGAGCTTACTCCGAAATTCAGAAGAACAGCAGAGCCTTGCCTGTGAACCCGAGCTAAAACATCTTTGTGGCCCAGTTTTGCATACTCCTCCAGGTATTCAGATTGACTCTTCCTATCACAGGGTTTGA
- the nsmce1 gene encoding non-structural maintenance of chromosomes element 1 homolog isoform X1, with amino-acid sequence MLRTPFWIRPVLAGARARGIENIECTFLTSPLLLKRRKFVRMSRPMGESHKRFLQTMMSNGIISTSQAKALHRHCCETHGAHFAPDRLEEFIDVINTNLQPMFMHIRKGTSEEDGAQHYALVNMAETDITRMSSDYADNELELFRKTMDLILDSENGTASSTDLLNCADRLQTKKMKKKETEHVLNKFVQDKWLNEKQGEYTLSTRCIIEMEQYIRSVYPDLVRMCHVCHNIVLQGQVCENPDCGIKIHYYCVARYFKGRINPHCPSCNDFWAHEIPEIQPESQSQSSSTRESAAPTPSTSSTRRSRRH; translated from the exons ATGCTAAGGACGCCATTTTGGATTCGGCCGGTGTTAGCAGGCGCTAGAGCGCGGGGGATTGAAAACATCGAATGCACCTTTTTAACGTCTCCA TTACTTTTGAAGAGGAGAAAATTCGTCAGAATGTCCCGACCCATGGGAGAGAGTCATAAGCGATTCTTACAGACCATGATGAGTAACGGTATAATCAGTACGAGTCAAGCCAAAGCACTTCATCGCCATTGCTGTGAGACTCATGGAG CTCATTTTGCGCCCGATAGGTTGGAGGAATTCATCGACGTGATCAATACTAATCTTCAGCCAATGTTCATGCACATTAGAAAAGGGACTTCAGAAGAGGATGGAGCACAACACTATGCCTTG GTGAACATGGCCGAAACGGACATTACGAGAATGTCTTCTGATTATGCTGACAATGAGCTTGAACTGTTCCGGAAAACA ATGGATCTGATTTTAGACTCTGAGAACGGCACTGCCTCATCCACTGATCTTCTGAATTGTGCCGATCGTCTccagacaaagaaaatgaaaaagaaagagacagagcatGTGCTGAATAAGTTTGTGCAGGATAAATGGTTAAACGAG aAACAAGGCGAATACACCTTAAGCACTCGCTGCATTATAGAGATGGAGCAGTATATACGTTCAGTTTACCCAGACCTCGTCAGAATGTGCCACGTGTGCCACAACATCGTCCTACAG GGCCAAGTATGTGAAAACCCTGATTGTGGCATCAAGATACATTATTACTGCGTGGCCAGATATTTCAAAGGACGTATCAATCCACACTGCCCTTCCTGCAATGACTTCTGGGCTCATGAGATTCCAG AAATCCAGCCTGAATCCCAAAGCCAGTCTTCATCTACGAGAGAGTCGGCTGCTCCTACACCCTCCACATCCTCCACACGCCGCTCCAGAAGGCATTAA
- the kdm8 gene encoding lysine-specific demethylase 8 translates to MAQVWRDVMAVLPATETEFPLVFSEVVEASVLTMLELSRKELYSSLNPSCIEKAQVIIDYSWEKLNTGTWRDVDKQWRRVYSYGCLFKVAAMCQGEASQDKVLDAIKTCDMGLIMGASIMDNILQRLMVVLKNKVKNPERLGDTEQPRPKKPRKEIILKPIINPALFVPRVRCPALESFRAEFLEPKVPVILEGTIDHWPAIREHIWSIEYLRAVAGCRTVPVELGSRYTDEEWSQKLLTVNEFIDRYIVGQGEEAATGYLAQHQLFDQVPELKGDICIPDYCCLGEGDEDDITINAWFGPGGTVSPLHQDPEQNFLAQVVGRKYIRLYSPEETEKLYPHESELLHNTSQVDVENPDVDQFPDFLKATYQECVLEPGDVLFIPKQHWHYVRSLELSFSVSFWWS, encoded by the exons ATGGCTCAGGTTTGGAGAGATGTAATGGCAGTGCTGCCTGCCACTGAAACAGAGTTCCCCCTTGTGTTCAGTGAAGTAGTTGAAGCAAGTGTACTGACCATGTTAGAGCTCAGCAGGAAGGAGCTGTACAGCTCATTAAACCCATCTTGTATTGAAAAAGCCCAGGTTATTATTGATTACTCCTGGGAGAAGCTCAACACAGGGACATGGCGAGATGTGGACAAGCAGTGGAGACGTGTCTACTCCTATGGTTGCTTGTTTAAAGTTGCAGCAATGTGCCAAGGAGAAGCATCACAAGACAAAGTCCTGGATGCCATTAAGACATGTGACATGGGATTGATCATGGGCGCGTCCATAATGGACAATATTTTGCAAAGACTCATGGTGGTTCTGAAAAATAAAGTGAAGAATCCTGAAAGACTAGGGGACACTGAACAGCCTCGTCCAAAG AAACCTAGGAAAGAGATTATCCTGAAGCCTATAATAAACCCTGCACTATTCGTGCCAAGGGTTCGATGCCCAGCTCTAGAAAGTTTCCGGGCAGAATTTCTGGAGCCCAAAGTACCAGTCATACTAGAGGGAACAATTGACCACTGGCCGGCCATCAGGGAGCACATCTGGAG TATAGAGTATTTGCGAGCAGTAGCAGGCTGCCGGACGGTTCCTGTCGAGCTCGGGTCCAGGTACACTGATGAAGAGTGGTCACAGAAGCTCCTTACAGTGAATGAGTTCATCGACCGTTACATTGTGGGCCAA gGAGAAGAAGCTGCTACAGGATACCTGGCTCAGCATCAGCTTTTTGATCAG GTGCCGGAGTTAAAAGGAGACATCTGTATCCCTGACTACTGTTGCCTTGGTGAAGGAGATGAAGATGACATCACAATTAATGCGTGGTTTGGTCCAGGAGGAACCGTCTCTCCTCTGCATCAGGATCCCGAGCAAAACTTTCTGGCTCAG GTGGTTGGGAGAAAGTACATTCGTCTGTATAGTCCAGAGGAAACAGAAAAGCTTTACCCACATGAGTCTGAGCTTCTGCACAACACTAGTCAG GTGGATGTTGAAAATCCAGATGTGGACCAGTTCCCAGACTTCCTCAAAGCCACCTACCAGGAGTGTGTGCTTGAGCCTGGTGATGTCTTATTTATTCCCAAACAGCACTGGCATTACGTCCGCTCTTTAGAGCTCAGCTTCTCTGTTAGCTTTTGGTGGTCATGA
- the il4r.2 gene encoding uncharacterized protein il4r.2, producing the protein MIFILYLGFLITFGLTESSEHHTRAEHNLNLECINDYLSEIMCILTPVQLDSCPEYSLNASRDNLLFTCDFKQLNSNACECLLNVSFGFLVNEDFKVKVLKNKNVLFTEIISTTESVKPKKPFIVAVNQTQDGNFHIVWDTEYKTKNTVFNSELFSELTYYVEGNKESRKNVTLNKGQKDYWLVGRNLESNSNYTVRARIKSNLNLIFSDYSDPYWFTTPPSPNNNLKIIIPIVCVILIICIFTMYYCYDKLLEVWWEKIPTPTITTNFVKQVPNLMSFQNDFSPVHLDSSKVVQPGDKTWLGSSLVDVRGENSLNSLGKDGSLSEVVYDQTVNESVEDNNAHWELVQESQPTNLRQTNLMSTKYLKNMKPNSDDIQRERGNSFRFTNKFYMFSGSDELPKPTMGFFDDRNKKEHVFSVGPCTGCLGSKNTSIQDCAPTDQAFISIPNNVNLIMEKQMCSPQNISCETGIIEVENGYKDFQSLLRNSEEQQSLACELELKHLCGPVLHTPPGIQIDSSYHRV; encoded by the exons ATGATCTTCATCCTCTATCTAGGCTTTCTAATCACTTTTGGCTTGACTGAATCTTCTGAACACCACACCCGAGCAG AACATAACCTGAATCTGGAATGCATCAACGATTACCTCTCAGAGATTATGTGCATTTTGACCCCGGTTCAACTTGACAGTTGCCCTGAATACAGTCTCAATGCCTCTAGAGATAATCT tttgttcaCATGTGATTTCAAGCAGCTAAACTCCAATGCGTGtgaatgtttattaaatgtttccTTTGGATTTCTTGTCAATGAGGACTTCAAGGTTAAagtgctgaaaaataaaaacgtgcTGTTCACTGAAATTATCTCTACTACAGAAAGTG TTAAGCCCAAAAAGCCATTTATTGTGGCAGTCAATCAGACACAGGATGGAAACTTTCACATTGTATGGGACACCGAATATAAGACCAAGAATACCGTATTCAACAGTGAACTGTTTTCAGAGCTCACTTACTATGTCGAAGGAAAcaaagaaagcagaaaaaat GTGACACTGAATAAAGGTCAGAAGGATTATTGGCTTGTAGGCCGAAACCTTGAGTCCAATTCCAACTATACTGTGAGAGCAAGAATAAAATCTAACCTAAACTTAATATTCAGTGACTACAGTGATCCATATTGGTTTACCACCC CCCCATCTCCAAATAACAATCTCAAGATAATAATTCCCATCGTATGTGTAATTCTGATCATCTGCATATTCACCATGTACTACTGTTACGACAA ACTCCTCGAAGTGTGGTGGGAAAAGATTCCTACCCCAACAATTACCACTAATTTTGTAAAACAG GTCCCAAACTTGATGTCATTTCAAAACGACTTTTCACCTGTTCATCTTGACTCGTCAAAAGTGGTCCAACCTGGGGACAAGACATg GCTGGGATCTTCTTTGGTGGATGTTAGAGGTGAAAATAGCCTCAATAGCCTTGGTAAAGATGGCAGTTTATCTGAAGTGGTGTACGACCAGACAGTTAATGAGAGTGTAGAAGACAATAATGCTCACTGGGAGCTTGTGCAAGAATCTCAGCCAACAAACCTTCGTCAAACAAACCTGATGTCcaccaaatatttaaaaaacatgaaaccAAACAGTGACGACATCCAACGGGAACGTGGGAATAGTTTTCGTTTCACTAACAAATTCTATATGTTCTCTGGCTCTGACGAGCTTCCCAAACCTACTATGGGCTTTTTCGATGACCGTAATAAGAAGGAGCATGTGTTTTCTGTCGGCCCATGCACTGGTTGTTTAGGATCTAAAAACACCAGCATTCAAGATTGTGCGCCAACAGACCAAGCATTTATTAGCATCCCGAATAACGTTAATCTGATCATGGAAAAGCAAATGTGCAGCCCACAGAATATTTCCTGTGAAACCGGCATCATCGAAGTGGAGAACGGATATAAAGATTTTCAGAGCTTACTCCGAAATTCAGAAGAACAGCAGAGCCTTGCCTGTGAACTCGAGCTAAAACATCTTTGTGGCCCAGTTTTGCATACTCCTCCAGGTATTCAGATTGACTCTTCCTATCACAGGGTTTGA
- the nsmce1 gene encoding non-structural maintenance of chromosomes element 1 homolog isoform X2, which produces MSRPMGESHKRFLQTMMSNGIISTSQAKALHRHCCETHGAHFAPDRLEEFIDVINTNLQPMFMHIRKGTSEEDGAQHYALVNMAETDITRMSSDYADNELELFRKTMDLILDSENGTASSTDLLNCADRLQTKKMKKKETEHVLNKFVQDKWLNEKQGEYTLSTRCIIEMEQYIRSVYPDLVRMCHVCHNIVLQGQVCENPDCGIKIHYYCVARYFKGRINPHCPSCNDFWAHEIPEIQPESQSQSSSTRESAAPTPSTSSTRRSRRH; this is translated from the exons ATGTCCCGACCCATGGGAGAGAGTCATAAGCGATTCTTACAGACCATGATGAGTAACGGTATAATCAGTACGAGTCAAGCCAAAGCACTTCATCGCCATTGCTGTGAGACTCATGGAG CTCATTTTGCGCCCGATAGGTTGGAGGAATTCATCGACGTGATCAATACTAATCTTCAGCCAATGTTCATGCACATTAGAAAAGGGACTTCAGAAGAGGATGGAGCACAACACTATGCCTTG GTGAACATGGCCGAAACGGACATTACGAGAATGTCTTCTGATTATGCTGACAATGAGCTTGAACTGTTCCGGAAAACA ATGGATCTGATTTTAGACTCTGAGAACGGCACTGCCTCATCCACTGATCTTCTGAATTGTGCCGATCGTCTccagacaaagaaaatgaaaaagaaagagacagagcatGTGCTGAATAAGTTTGTGCAGGATAAATGGTTAAACGAG aAACAAGGCGAATACACCTTAAGCACTCGCTGCATTATAGAGATGGAGCAGTATATACGTTCAGTTTACCCAGACCTCGTCAGAATGTGCCACGTGTGCCACAACATCGTCCTACAG GGCCAAGTATGTGAAAACCCTGATTGTGGCATCAAGATACATTATTACTGCGTGGCCAGATATTTCAAAGGACGTATCAATCCACACTGCCCTTCCTGCAATGACTTCTGGGCTCATGAGATTCCAG AAATCCAGCCTGAATCCCAAAGCCAGTCTTCATCTACGAGAGAGTCGGCTGCTCCTACACCCTCCACATCCTCCACACGCCGCTCCAGAAGGCATTAA